The proteins below are encoded in one region of Aminivibrio pyruvatiphilus:
- a CDS encoding DNA polymerase, whose product MKGKKLLLVDGHGLAFRAFYALPELTAPDGTPTNAVVGFFNMFQKVREDWKPDLCGVIFDAPGPTFRHEAYEEYKAGRKPTPPEFKVQVPLISELLSLMGIPVVMRQGVEADDVLASVACTAAGEQLETLILSSDKDILQILGPGLSVLRPGKGITSFKLMDEGSFVEEYGFLPSAMTDYLALLGDAADNVPGVPGVGEKTAKALLAEYGSLDAIYDRLESLKPGLRKKFEENREQAYRSRELVTLLCHTRENLGDFLPGEPDREGFLERCRSLGLQKMAGKMVPGEGRGQAPAPVAELLPKGSRGEKSSLPSGVFVPVISGKYPVSLTMEEFCLTGPDGDRAGKTRDEALSALAGRGNGKVLLPDYKEAAACLGSSFLPPSAVLDFKTAHYLLHPDGGVHHPEGLFTEYASLSPAEKGGFLAARFGELAGEMGDHEGLSILMEQTDLPLVPVLVDMEKHGIGCSIPAFGALEADLSSRLKGIEEEITARGGEKINLNSPKQVAWLLFEKLGLPAGKTTKTGYSTDISVLEGLSAMGRPYDEVPNLLIEYRELSKMLSGFVQPLVKAARDGDGIIHGVFEPAVTGTGRLSSRDPNLQNLPSFGEWSGRIKKGLLPTGEGNVFVAADYSQIELRVLAHLCGDRRLLDAFAQGRDIHTETASWVFSMETALVTPELRRVAKMINFGLLYGMSSFGLAQRLGIGRQEASDIIRRYFEALPGVKDYLEKSYDDARKRGFTLTLAGRIRPLAEVSVSPRDRDALRRVAVNTPIQGTAADIARKAMVDFAGAFPSSGTVSLVLQVHDSLVCECHAEDAEDVKRSLEGIMERAADLAVPLKVESKTGSSLAEV is encoded by the coding sequence ATGAAGGGGAAGAAGCTGCTTCTCGTCGACGGGCACGGGCTTGCTTTCCGTGCCTTCTACGCCCTCCCGGAGCTTACCGCCCCGGACGGCACGCCCACGAACGCCGTGGTCGGCTTTTTCAACATGTTCCAGAAAGTACGGGAAGACTGGAAACCCGACCTGTGCGGCGTGATATTCGACGCCCCCGGGCCCACGTTCCGCCACGAAGCCTACGAAGAATACAAAGCCGGCAGGAAGCCTACGCCACCGGAGTTCAAGGTCCAGGTTCCCCTCATTTCCGAGCTTCTTTCCCTCATGGGCATACCGGTGGTCATGCGGCAGGGAGTGGAGGCGGACGACGTTCTTGCTTCCGTGGCCTGCACGGCCGCCGGGGAGCAGCTTGAAACTCTGATTCTTTCCTCCGACAAGGACATACTCCAGATACTGGGGCCGGGGCTTTCCGTACTCCGTCCCGGCAAGGGGATTACTTCCTTCAAACTCATGGATGAAGGGAGCTTTGTGGAGGAATACGGTTTCCTCCCGTCGGCCATGACCGACTATCTTGCTCTTCTCGGCGACGCCGCGGACAATGTGCCGGGCGTTCCTGGCGTGGGAGAGAAAACCGCAAAGGCCCTTCTCGCAGAGTACGGGAGCCTTGACGCCATCTATGACCGGCTTGAATCCCTCAAACCGGGGCTGAGGAAAAAGTTCGAGGAAAACCGGGAACAGGCCTACAGGAGCAGAGAACTGGTGACCCTTCTCTGCCATACCAGGGAAAATCTCGGGGATTTCCTTCCCGGAGAGCCTGACCGGGAAGGCTTCCTTGAAAGATGCAGATCCCTCGGGCTGCAGAAGATGGCCGGAAAGATGGTTCCCGGAGAAGGGCGAGGGCAGGCACCGGCGCCTGTCGCTGAACTGCTTCCGAAGGGAAGCCGCGGCGAAAAAAGCTCCCTGCCTTCCGGGGTATTTGTTCCCGTCATCAGCGGAAAATACCCCGTCAGCCTTACCATGGAGGAGTTCTGCCTTACGGGGCCTGACGGAGACAGGGCAGGAAAAACCAGGGATGAAGCTCTTTCCGCCCTCGCCGGACGGGGAAACGGAAAGGTTCTGCTGCCGGACTACAAGGAGGCCGCGGCCTGCCTTGGAAGCTCCTTCCTTCCCCCTTCAGCCGTACTGGATTTCAAGACTGCCCATTACCTTCTTCATCCGGACGGCGGCGTCCACCACCCCGAAGGGCTGTTCACGGAATATGCCTCCCTTTCCCCAGCGGAAAAGGGAGGGTTTCTCGCCGCCAGGTTCGGGGAACTCGCGGGGGAGATGGGGGACCACGAGGGCCTCTCCATCCTCATGGAGCAGACGGATCTTCCCCTCGTTCCTGTCCTCGTGGACATGGAAAAGCACGGCATCGGCTGCAGCATCCCCGCCTTCGGCGCCCTGGAGGCGGACCTCTCTTCCAGGTTGAAGGGCATCGAGGAGGAGATCACCGCCAGGGGAGGGGAGAAGATCAACCTCAATTCCCCGAAGCAGGTGGCGTGGCTTCTCTTTGAAAAACTTGGCCTCCCGGCAGGAAAGACCACCAAGACAGGCTACTCCACGGACATCTCCGTCCTCGAAGGGCTTTCCGCCATGGGAAGACCCTATGACGAGGTGCCCAACCTTCTCATCGAGTACCGGGAGCTCTCGAAGATGCTCTCCGGCTTCGTCCAGCCCCTCGTGAAGGCGGCCCGGGACGGGGACGGAATCATCCACGGCGTTTTCGAGCCGGCGGTGACCGGCACGGGGCGGCTCAGCAGCAGGGACCCCAACCTTCAGAACCTGCCCTCCTTCGGCGAGTGGTCCGGGAGGATAAAGAAGGGGCTCCTCCCCACCGGCGAGGGGAATGTTTTCGTGGCGGCGGACTATTCCCAGATCGAACTCCGGGTGCTGGCCCATCTCTGCGGCGACAGGAGACTGCTGGACGCCTTCGCCCAGGGAAGGGACATCCATACGGAGACGGCGTCCTGGGTCTTCTCCATGGAGACAGCCCTCGTCACGCCGGAGCTCCGCCGGGTAGCGAAGATGATCAACTTCGGGCTCCTCTACGGCATGAGCTCCTTCGGCCTTGCCCAGAGACTGGGCATAGGCCGCCAGGAGGCCTCTGACATCATCCGCAGGTATTTCGAAGCCCTGCCGGGGGTGAAAGACTACCTGGAGAAGAGCTACGACGATGCCCGGAAGAGGGGATTCACCCTGACCCTGGCAGGGAGGATACGCCCCCTGGCCGAAGTGTCAGTGAGCCCCAGGGACAGGGACGCCCTGCGGAGGGTGGCTGTGAACACACCCATCCAGGGAACGGCGGCCGATATTGCCAGGAAGGCCATGGTGGACTTCGCGGGGGCCTTCCCGTCCTCCGGAACGGTCAGTCTTGTCCTCCAGGTTCACGACTCCCTGGTCTGCGAATGCCACGCAGAGGACGCGGAAGATGTGAAGCGGTCCCTCGAGGGGATCATGGAGCGGGCGGCGGACCTTGCCGTGCCACTGAAGGTGGAGTCGAAAACGGGGAGCAGCCTCGCCGAAGTCTAA
- a CDS encoding SurA N-terminal domain-containing protein produces MRTLRSQVRWIMIAIVVLFVLSIFGMYGFDSGPRRGSSGGEDYIVAEIDGKAVMRSMLDEQLRNYVERANIRDIASGDVPRLYQAALENIALVSRLAKEAEESGLKATEEEINAAVKEVSEQFPTKEAFMQYLDRSGIKMSAFRESMAQQVVQMKLMEKAVGTTDVKEEEVKEFYEKLKLLFFHSPAGYSMDFIRLKTKDEADRLLAVLAEGKDWKEAVEAVTSGDVIEKTPESGPVFIPESSFRDALAPLADLAVGEVSPAVEIASNDILIAVKRGKVEEKTAPFEEVSGDVKALLTEEKSREAQSNFFRELRERTSIVIHDHDLFPKPEAKTEAPAPSSEKSGDVQTPAGGEEKK; encoded by the coding sequence ATGAGAACCCTGAGGTCTCAGGTCCGCTGGATTATGATCGCCATCGTCGTCCTTTTTGTCCTGTCCATTTTTGGAATGTACGGCTTTGACAGTGGTCCCCGAAGAGGATCATCCGGCGGCGAAGACTACATCGTTGCAGAAATAGACGGCAAGGCCGTAATGCGCTCCATGCTCGACGAACAGCTCCGCAACTACGTGGAGAGGGCTAACATCAGGGATATTGCCTCCGGCGACGTGCCCCGCCTCTACCAGGCCGCCCTGGAGAACATCGCCCTTGTCTCCCGGCTCGCCAAGGAAGCCGAGGAATCCGGGCTGAAGGCGACGGAAGAGGAGATCAACGCCGCCGTGAAGGAAGTCAGCGAACAGTTCCCCACAAAGGAAGCCTTCATGCAGTACCTCGACCGTTCAGGGATCAAGATGAGCGCCTTCCGGGAGAGCATGGCCCAGCAGGTCGTCCAGATGAAGCTCATGGAAAAGGCCGTCGGCACCACTGATGTCAAGGAAGAGGAAGTGAAGGAGTTTTACGAGAAGCTGAAGCTCCTCTTCTTCCATTCTCCCGCCGGGTACTCCATGGATTTCATCCGCCTGAAGACGAAGGATGAGGCCGACAGGCTTCTTGCCGTTCTCGCCGAAGGGAAGGACTGGAAAGAGGCCGTGGAGGCCGTGACATCAGGGGACGTGATCGAGAAGACACCGGAGAGCGGGCCAGTCTTCATCCCCGAGTCCAGCTTCAGGGACGCCCTGGCCCCCCTTGCGGATCTTGCCGTCGGCGAAGTGAGCCCCGCGGTGGAGATCGCGAGCAACGACATCCTCATCGCCGTGAAACGCGGGAAGGTGGAAGAGAAGACCGCCCCCTTCGAGGAAGTCAGCGGCGACGTGAAGGCTCTCCTTACGGAAGAAAAGAGCAGGGAAGCCCAGTCCAATTTCTTCAGGGAACTCAGGGAAAGGACCAGCATTGTAATCCACGACCATGACCTTTTCCCCAAGCCCGAGGCAAAGACGGAAGCCCCCGCCCCCTCATCTGAGAAGAGCGGCGATGTGCAGACTCCCGCAGGCGGAGAAGAGAAGAAGTAA
- a CDS encoding phosphodiester glycosidase family protein, producing the protein MTLRNTPCSDFRSYSPRTLKKSSLVLLLLLVLLSAGEAFGAQTVRKDAFIAQLFQARGFAAPSGEKDLVRAALELDVIPVPEGRLDAPITMKEAIVFAVHSLGLASVADVLSGAPLPFRDVGSLKPLERGYLAAALNMNPPLLKKNVTSFGPAKKVTPKEAQNIAAIVRAARKGLSLSAKYSPVKGMTVQVHREGLQDRPPKWRAAANGFESREEAELFRDALAGKGVEGTVDSQNYDWRVRSALSDTYGPIREFLAACESLGRKGVVFPSPVSWDTPGAPRFWIMVILDPARFDIRPVFAPEGLYTLAPLSSMTTGAMAAVNGGYFSISGKERGAPIGAIIERGVMVNPPYKGRTILGWNGKNQAAFGQMEWRAEVHFPGGGFMDVTGLNRTVRGDGVVIFTRHFGECTPPFSGPVVEVVLDGDTCVEVRREGGNPIPPGKRVLAVYGTPARFAESIVPGDRIRIAQTVNDGDPYWTSMTNAIQGGPFLVRKGILSMETENLNDSIVNKRHPRSVIGLTEKGQWFFFVGDGRNAVHSVGFTLAETAEILKKNGVSYALNLDGGGSSTLFAGGRIMNVLSDGRERPVSYGVGAFPKGGN; encoded by the coding sequence ATGACCCTCAGAAATACCCCTTGTTCCGACTTCCGTTCCTATTCGCCCCGCACTCTGAAGAAGAGTTCCCTTGTATTGCTCCTTCTCCTGGTTCTTCTGTCCGCCGGGGAAGCTTTTGGAGCCCAAACCGTACGAAAGGATGCATTCATAGCCCAGCTTTTCCAGGCCAGAGGTTTTGCCGCTCCCTCGGGGGAAAAAGACCTGGTAAGGGCCGCCCTCGAACTCGATGTGATCCCTGTTCCGGAGGGAAGGCTCGATGCCCCGATCACCATGAAGGAAGCCATCGTGTTTGCCGTCCACAGCCTGGGCCTTGCCTCCGTGGCGGATGTTCTCTCGGGGGCGCCTCTGCCCTTCCGGGATGTGGGAAGCCTGAAGCCCCTCGAAAGGGGATACCTGGCGGCAGCCCTGAACATGAATCCCCCCCTGCTGAAAAAAAACGTCACCTCCTTCGGCCCTGCGAAAAAGGTAACCCCTAAGGAGGCGCAGAATATCGCCGCCATCGTCCGGGCTGCCCGGAAGGGGCTGTCCCTCTCCGCGAAGTATTCTCCGGTAAAGGGAATGACGGTGCAGGTGCACAGGGAGGGCCTCCAAGACAGGCCTCCGAAGTGGCGGGCGGCAGCCAACGGTTTTGAGTCCAGGGAGGAGGCGGAGCTGTTCCGGGATGCCCTGGCCGGCAAGGGGGTGGAGGGAACGGTGGACAGCCAGAACTATGACTGGCGGGTCAGGTCGGCTCTTTCCGATACCTACGGGCCCATTCGGGAATTCCTGGCCGCCTGCGAAAGCCTTGGCAGGAAAGGCGTGGTGTTTCCCTCGCCCGTAAGCTGGGACACTCCGGGAGCTCCCCGGTTCTGGATCATGGTCATACTGGATCCCGCCCGGTTCGACATCCGGCCCGTCTTCGCACCGGAGGGCCTGTACACCCTGGCTCCCCTCAGCTCCATGACCACGGGAGCCATGGCGGCCGTCAACGGCGGGTATTTCAGCATCAGCGGCAAGGAGCGGGGAGCGCCCATCGGCGCCATCATCGAGAGGGGCGTCATGGTGAACCCCCCCTATAAAGGGCGGACCATTCTCGGCTGGAACGGGAAGAACCAGGCGGCCTTCGGCCAGATGGAGTGGAGGGCCGAAGTACATTTCCCCGGCGGAGGCTTCATGGACGTCACCGGGCTGAACAGGACTGTTCGGGGAGACGGAGTGGTGATCTTCACCAGGCATTTCGGCGAATGTACTCCCCCGTTTTCCGGTCCCGTGGTGGAGGTTGTCCTCGACGGCGATACCTGCGTGGAGGTCCGGCGGGAGGGAGGGAATCCCATACCTCCGGGAAAAAGGGTCCTTGCCGTCTACGGCACCCCGGCCCGTTTTGCCGAATCAATCGTTCCGGGGGACCGTATCAGAATTGCCCAGACGGTGAACGACGGAGATCCCTACTGGACATCCATGACGAATGCCATCCAGGGGGGGCCGTTCCTGGTGCGAAAGGGCATCCTTTCCATGGAAACGGAAAATCTCAACGATTCCATAGTGAACAAGCGTCATCCGAGGTCGGTCATCGGCCTCACAGAAAAAGGCCAATGGTTTTTCTTCGTGGGTGACGGCCGCAACGCGGTCCACAGCGTGGGGTTCACCCTTGCGGAAACGGCGGAGATATTGAAGAAAAACGGGGTGTCCTACGCACTGAACCTCGACGGCGGCGGCTCTTCAACTCTCTTTGCGGGAGGGCGGATCATGAACGTTCTTTCCGATGGAAGGGAACGGCCTGTAAGCTACGGCGTCGGCGCTTTTCCGAAGGGAGGAAACTGA
- a CDS encoding tautomerase family protein, with translation MPIVNIYMYEGRSLDQKRKLAAEVTEAICRALDVGPDVVRIMINDMPRENMAVAGVLNIDKGK, from the coding sequence ATGCCCATAGTCAATATCTACATGTACGAAGGACGTTCACTGGATCAGAAAAGAAAACTCGCCGCAGAGGTGACCGAAGCGATCTGCAGGGCGCTTGACGTGGGGCCTGACGTGGTCAGGATCATGATCAACGACATGCCCAGGGAGAACATGGCGGTTGCCGGGGTGCTGAATATCGACAAGGGGAAATAG
- a CDS encoding ArsA family ATPase produces MKQFTFFGGKGGTGKTSCAASYALSLAARGVRTLVVSTDPAHSLADAFDKPIGFQTVPLCPNLWGLEIDAEVEAKKYMKSIQDKMLDLVSATIVDEIKRQIEIAYMSPGAEEAAIFDKFIELMESVGRDYDVIVFDTAPTGHTLRLLTLPEILGAWIEHLIEKRQKAMNLMKMAARYDKPLAERIANDPIIQTLTARRDKFALARKYLTDREASVFYFVLNPEKLPILETARAVDLLSRHGIAVGGVVVNKVIPPDAGPFLEKKRLSQEGYLREIRSRFSPMPIIELPMLDDDIQGMDQLQTISALMGGLDS; encoded by the coding sequence ATGAAACAATTTACGTTCTTTGGAGGAAAAGGCGGTACCGGCAAGACCTCCTGCGCCGCGTCCTACGCCCTCTCACTGGCGGCGCGGGGTGTGCGGACTCTCGTGGTTTCCACGGACCCGGCCCATTCTCTTGCCGATGCCTTCGATAAGCCCATCGGCTTCCAGACGGTTCCCCTGTGCCCGAACCTCTGGGGCCTGGAGATCGATGCCGAGGTAGAAGCAAAAAAGTACATGAAATCGATACAGGACAAAATGCTCGACCTGGTGAGCGCCACCATCGTGGACGAGATAAAGCGGCAGATCGAGATCGCCTACATGTCTCCGGGGGCAGAAGAGGCGGCCATCTTCGACAAGTTCATAGAGCTCATGGAATCGGTGGGCAGGGACTATGACGTCATAGTCTTCGATACCGCTCCCACCGGACATACTCTCAGGCTTTTGACCCTTCCCGAAATTCTCGGAGCCTGGATCGAACATCTCATCGAGAAGCGGCAGAAGGCCATGAACCTGATGAAGATGGCTGCCAGGTACGACAAGCCCCTGGCCGAGCGGATAGCCAACGATCCCATCATCCAGACCCTTACCGCCCGGAGGGACAAGTTCGCCCTGGCGAGAAAATACCTCACCGACCGGGAAGCATCGGTATTCTATTTCGTGCTGAACCCGGAGAAGCTCCCCATCCTGGAAACGGCCAGGGCGGTGGATCTGCTTTCAAGGCACGGCATCGCCGTGGGGGGCGTGGTGGTGAACAAGGTAATTCCTCCTGATGCAGGGCCTTTTCTCGAGAAAAAGCGGCTTTCCCAGGAAGGATATCTCCGGGAGATCCGCAGCCGGTTTTCCCCCATGCCCATCATCGAACTTCCCATGCTTGACGATGATATCCAGGGAATGGATCAGCTTCAGACGATTTCCGCCCTTATGGGGGGACTGGATTCATGA
- a CDS encoding YhcH/YjgK/YiaL family protein, protein MITDTLDRLGAYYCLGGSLGRALEFLASRPLDALPEGRTDIDGDDAFLLVQSRETRPSSEEPFETHRKYADIHITLEGEEWMGYAPEADLEPLSGYSSEKDCRTYSGDGVFFRGGPDRFFLFFPWDGHKGCISMGAGGRVRKIVVKAALEGR, encoded by the coding sequence ATGATCACCGACACCCTGGACAGGCTCGGCGCCTATTATTGCCTCGGCGGCAGCCTCGGCAGGGCCCTTGAGTTTCTTGCGTCCCGGCCCCTGGATGCCCTTCCGGAAGGCCGGACGGACATCGACGGGGACGATGCCTTTTTGCTCGTCCAGTCGAGAGAAACCCGGCCCTCCTCCGAGGAACCCTTCGAGACCCACAGGAAGTATGCCGACATCCATATCACCCTGGAGGGAGAGGAGTGGATGGGCTATGCCCCTGAAGCGGACCTCGAACCTCTGTCCGGGTATTCCTCGGAAAAGGACTGCCGGACTTATTCCGGAGACGGCGTTTTCTTTCGGGGAGGGCCCGACAGGTTTTTTCTCTTCTTTCCCTGGGACGGTCATAAGGGCTGCATCTCCATGGGGGCCGGCGGCCGGGTTCGGAAAATAGTGGTCAAGGCGGCCCTTGAAGGAAGGTGA
- a CDS encoding carbon-nitrogen hydrolase family protein yields the protein MKALKIGCVQPRALDVPEWKEALERALELADEAVAGGAELVLLPEALFPAYYLGGGEKSAASWRKADPRALFSGFAAERRIYLAAGLVLQEREALYNGAILWGPDGRELLRTFKSNLWHFDGRYVLPGSSFPVAETEFGPVGMMVCADGRIPEISRILALKGAKMILDLTNLTSTGRNRDTLSNPQLEYMLPARAAENGVWIAVADKVGLEAETVLNCGGSRLIDPLGNVVASLGSSEEGVLVAEAGLEAPRPPMPGRTPKLYSILTADTVSTGAYLAQFDPLSASDDEVFAALCRFRAAGMEEYLEKASRFLVRAADQGNRLVCLPPMEEEGCSRAAEKLSGFLSGSGVVAVLNGPAGKGRETVVFSSDGIIGRFRGEGFEPLDTPAGRIGAVWGDDGWNPEPARCMMLGGAEVVVWYGDGKRPREISVRVARTRAAENRIFLLYFHGWGDALAAGPSGAVLAEALDKGDQAVSAMIRRSESRGKTVVPGTNIVSGRLPSVYGDLVSADGDTGSHE from the coding sequence GTGAAAGCCCTGAAGATCGGGTGTGTTCAGCCCCGCGCCCTTGACGTGCCGGAGTGGAAAGAAGCCCTTGAACGGGCTCTGGAACTGGCGGACGAGGCCGTTGCGGGGGGCGCGGAACTCGTCCTTCTGCCGGAGGCCCTTTTCCCGGCCTATTACCTCGGCGGCGGTGAGAAATCCGCGGCATCGTGGCGGAAGGCAGACCCCCGGGCGCTTTTCTCCGGCTTTGCCGCAGAACGGCGAATTTATCTCGCGGCAGGGCTCGTTCTGCAGGAAAGGGAAGCCCTGTACAACGGGGCGATCCTCTGGGGACCGGACGGACGGGAACTGCTGCGGACCTTCAAGTCGAACCTCTGGCATTTCGACGGACGGTATGTCCTGCCGGGAAGCTCCTTTCCCGTGGCGGAAACGGAATTCGGCCCGGTGGGCATGATGGTGTGCGCTGACGGGCGGATTCCCGAAATCAGCCGTATCCTCGCCCTGAAGGGGGCGAAAATGATCCTTGACCTGACAAACCTGACTTCCACGGGACGAAACAGGGATACCCTGTCCAATCCCCAGCTCGAGTACATGCTGCCCGCCAGGGCGGCGGAGAACGGGGTCTGGATCGCCGTGGCCGACAAGGTGGGCCTCGAGGCTGAAACCGTGCTGAACTGCGGCGGCAGCCGCCTGATCGATCCGCTGGGAAACGTGGTGGCGTCCCTTGGTTCGTCAGAGGAAGGGGTTCTGGTGGCCGAGGCCGGCCTTGAAGCGCCCCGCCCGCCGATGCCCGGACGGACACCGAAACTCTATTCCATTCTCACGGCGGACACGGTTTCCACCGGAGCCTACCTCGCCCAGTTCGACCCCCTGTCCGCTTCCGATGACGAGGTTTTTGCCGCCCTGTGCCGTTTTCGAGCTGCCGGCATGGAGGAATATCTCGAAAAGGCGTCCCGTTTTCTTGTGAGGGCGGCGGACCAGGGCAACAGGCTGGTCTGTCTCCCTCCCATGGAGGAGGAAGGCTGCAGCCGGGCTGCGGAAAAGCTGTCGGGCTTCCTGTCGGGAAGCGGTGTGGTCGCCGTCCTGAACGGTCCGGCGGGGAAGGGGAGGGAAACCGTCGTCTTTTCCTCCGATGGTATCATCGGCAGGTTTCGGGGGGAAGGTTTTGAGCCCCTGGATACACCTGCCGGAAGAATCGGGGCTGTATGGGGGGACGACGGCTGGAACCCCGAACCTGCCCGCTGCATGATGCTCGGAGGAGCCGAAGTGGTGGTATGGTACGGGGACGGGAAGCGTCCCCGGGAGATATCCGTAAGAGTTGCCCGCACCAGGGCCGCGGAGAACAGGATTTTCCTGCTGTATTTCCACGGCTGGGGGGATGCCCTTGCCGCGGGGCCTTCCGGTGCGGTGCTGGCGGAGGCCCTTGATAAAGGAGACCAGGCTGTGTCCGCCATGATCCGGAGATCGGAAAGCCGCGGAAAAACAGTGGTGCCCGGGACGAACATTGTTTCCGGCAGGCTGCCCTCCGTCTATGGAGACCTTGTCTCCGCTGACGGTGATACCGGCTCTCATGAATGA
- the pseC gene encoding UDP-4-amino-4,6-dideoxy-N-acetyl-beta-L-altrosamine transaminase has protein sequence MKFLSYGHQYIDEEDIRAVAEVLRGDWLTQGPSVDAFEKAFAEYVGTRHAVAFANGTAALHGAYFAAGVGPGDEVVTSPMTFAATSNAALYLGGSVRFADMDPATLCLDPGKAKEKITSRTKVIAPVSFAGYPADMAAFREAAAECGAVLVEDACHALGAKRGRTPVGKEADLTAFSFHPVKHITTGEGGMVTTDSDEYAERLRLFRTHGITKDPSKMEGEPDGPWSTEMQALGFNYRLSDIHAALGLSQMKKLDRFVSRRKEIASLYDGLFSSVRGLEIPPRHEGHAYHLYPLRVPAERRKEFILKLKERGIGGMVHYPPVHLHPYYRKNFGWKQGDFPAAETFYSREISLPMFYGLSDDDVARVAEEIRRIADAG, from the coding sequence ATGAAATTTCTGTCCTACGGCCATCAGTATATCGATGAGGAAGATATCCGGGCCGTCGCGGAGGTGCTCAGGGGTGACTGGCTCACCCAGGGGCCGTCGGTGGACGCTTTTGAGAAAGCCTTCGCGGAGTATGTGGGGACCCGCCATGCGGTGGCCTTCGCCAACGGTACGGCGGCCCTCCACGGGGCCTATTTCGCGGCGGGAGTGGGGCCGGGAGACGAAGTGGTCACTTCTCCCATGACCTTTGCTGCCACCAGCAACGCCGCCCTCTATCTCGGGGGATCCGTGCGCTTTGCGGACATGGACCCGGCTACCCTCTGCCTTGACCCCGGGAAGGCAAAGGAAAAGATTACTTCCAGGACAAAAGTGATCGCCCCCGTGAGTTTCGCGGGATATCCGGCCGATATGGCCGCCTTCCGGGAAGCGGCGGCAGAGTGCGGCGCCGTCCTTGTGGAGGACGCCTGCCACGCCCTCGGAGCGAAGAGGGGAAGGACCCCCGTGGGAAAGGAAGCTGACCTGACCGCCTTCAGCTTCCACCCGGTGAAGCACATCACCACCGGCGAGGGCGGCATGGTCACCACCGACTCGGACGAATATGCCGAACGGCTGCGGCTTTTCCGCACCCACGGCATCACGAAGGACCCGTCGAAAATGGAAGGGGAGCCCGACGGGCCGTGGTCTACGGAGATGCAGGCCCTCGGCTTCAACTACAGGCTGAGCGACATCCACGCAGCCCTCGGGCTGAGCCAGATGAAGAAGCTCGACCGGTTCGTGAGCCGGAGAAAGGAGATCGCATCCCTGTATGACGGCCTTTTCTCTTCGGTACGGGGCCTGGAAATCCCTCCCCGCCACGAGGGGCATGCCTACCACCTCTATCCCCTCCGGGTACCTGCGGAACGGCGGAAGGAATTTATCCTGAAGCTGAAGGAGAGAGGCATCGGGGGAATGGTTCACTACCCGCCGGTGCACCTGCATCCCTACTACAGGAAGAATTTCGGCTGGAAGCAGGGTGATTTTCCCGCCGCGGAGACCTTCTATTCCAGGGAGATAAGCCTTCCCATGTTTTACGGGCTGTCCGACGACGACGTCGCACGAGTGGCGGAGGAAATCCGCCGCATCGCCGACGCCGGGTGA
- a CDS encoding OmpH family outer membrane protein — translation MFSVKRLGVLLSVAFLFVVFTSVMAAANEKIGVIDSQKIIFQHPKFEAVTKQLQQISRTKENEMKLAVDKEPDQNKKAQIFNTKRNELAQEEQRLMQPIFKEAELAVRTVAKVKAVTVVIEKSAVYFGGIDITDDVIQELKKNAAKK, via the coding sequence ATGTTTTCTGTTAAGCGTTTGGGCGTTCTTCTTTCTGTAGCGTTTCTGTTCGTCGTTTTCACTTCCGTTATGGCCGCAGCCAACGAGAAGATCGGAGTGATCGACTCCCAGAAGATCATTTTCCAGCATCCGAAATTCGAGGCCGTGACGAAGCAGCTCCAGCAGATCAGCAGGACGAAGGAAAACGAGATGAAACTCGCCGTTGACAAGGAACCCGACCAGAACAAGAAGGCCCAGATCTTCAACACGAAGAGGAACGAGCTTGCCCAGGAAGAGCAGAGGCTTATGCAGCCCATCTTCAAGGAGGCCGAGCTTGCTGTCCGGACCGTTGCAAAGGTTAAGGCAGTGACAGTGGTCATCGAGAAGTCGGCGGTCTATTTCGGCGGCATCGACATCACCGACGACGTGATCCAGGAGCTCAAGAAGAACGCGGCGAAGAAATAG